ATTTTCGTTTTATTTTTGCGTACAAGCGTTCGCCTTTGAAGAAGATTTCTTTATGCTTTGCGCGGAACGCTTTGACATCTTCTTGCAGTTTTAATGGTGGTCCTTGCTGCTCTGTGATTGCAGAGAGCTTCTTTTCTTTTACCACAATCCAAATGAGCGCAGCCTTTTCCTGTTCTTCTTCCCAATCCCAACCAGATTCTTCTGTATGAAACTCATTTCTCTCGAGTTCTTCTTTCATATATTCAAAGCTCTTGAAAATCTTTGTACCGATGGTGTCGAGTTTTCCATGTGTTGGCAATGCTTTAAGAATAATGCACGCCGCGTCTTTCTTTGCCGCGTCTTTTTTTATTTTCGCGATATCTGTTTTTGTGATACTCTTTCTTTTGAAAAATTCTATACTCGGTTTTGCGAGCAACGCTGTTGCTTGATTTTTGATGGTGTAGAATTGTTCAAAACTCACTGCAGCTGCCGCGTTTCTTTCTGGCTGTACTGGATCGATCATGATAATCGCGGATTGGAGCTTGTCAGGATTTAATGTGTTCATGTTTACCGCATGTGGTGTCATGTTGATGAGTTCTTTCTCCTGCCACTTTTCGATGTTTTCCAGCAGTGCTTTGAATGAGCCGTAGTAGACTGTTAGAAGGTCAACAACATGGCCAGAAAAGCCATTCATGTAACTTTCCGCGCCATAGACTTTTTGCGCTTTGAAGAAAAGTTTGGTGAGCAGGATTTGGTCTCTGATTTCTTCACTAATGTGTTGATTTAACCATTCGACGTGGAGCGGGCTCATGTCTGTAATATTCTTTGCCATGTTTTTGTTAGTGATATAGAGAACAGGGATGATTTCGTAATGCAGATCTTTCCATTTGCCTGTGAAATAATCTCTTGAACCATGGACTTTTTCGTATTTTACACTCTTTATTTTTTTTAGCGCAGTTTCTAGAATAGTTGAAAGATCTTTTTCTTTGTATTTGTCATATTGAAATCGCACGAAAATATCGCAGTCAAAGTCGTGTTTGATGAATGTTCCTTTTGCCGCGCTGCCTCCAAGCATGACATACGCTTCGATTTTCATGTGATCTAACGCAACTCGGATTTCGTGGAGAAATCCGTCTATTTTCTTTAAGATGATATCGTGTTCTTTCTTTGATGTTTTGTATTTCTTGAGAATTGTTTGCGTGACTTTGGTGAAGGTATCTGCCATGCTTATGTTTCTCTCTTTGTTGTATATAATGTTTTCGAAGATTGGTTCCCTCAGGAATTATTTTTAGTTTTTTCATTAACATGAACATAGGAAAGAGACGCTCGATAAGCGCTCGCGTCTCAACGCACAAGACCTCACAGCAACGTTCGGTCTTGTGCGTTTATACCCCATTCCTGACAACCTTTATATTTTCCTCTTACCTATTCATCTTTATGAAGAAGAAAATCGCTTCCTTAAAGAAAAAATATGCTTCAATGACTTCTGTGCAGCAGAAATTCATTCGTTATGTTGTGATTATCAAAATTGCGATCTTCATTCTTTGCGGTGCGCTGCTTGCTTTGGCGTGGCGCTTGCTCTTTGTAAAGAACTAGTTTTGTTCTACTTAATGAAGAGTAATGGATCCTGCACTGCTTCGATTTTACACTTCGGACACTTTGTTGGCGCTTTGAGCTTTGTTCGATCTTTCAACTGAAATCCACAACCATCACACGTTGCAGGAATCATCTCAATTTTCTTTGGTCGAATTGCTCGCTTGATCAGTTCTAAATCTTTAATTATATCTGCTGCTTCTACTTTGAAATAATTGGCGAGTTTATAGGCTGACCATGGTTCTAGTTCAAGCAGTTCTTTTATTTTATATTGCCTGTATTCGAGCATGATAATCACGCTGTTTCTTTAGTGATGACAAACATGATGATACTTTCTCTCTTCCTCTTCCCACTCTGCAACGGTGGTAATCACAAAACCAAAGATGATAAACCCCGCGCCGATATACATCGGAACTGTCATTGGCTCACTGAACATCCATGAAATTAATCCAATCCCTATAACATTTCCTAAAATTAACATGACGCTTATGACTGAGGACTTCAAATATACTGTCGCGTAACTCAAACACATATAGGGAATAAGTGTACTAATTACCCCAAACAGAAGGAGCCAGAGCCAGCTTATTGGGTTGAGCAGCAAAATTGTTTTTGGATTTCCTGTTATAAAGAACGCTATCATAAAGAAAAAGAAACAGAAAATGAACAGCCACGCAGTTCTCTTATAATATTCATAACAACGTCCTACTTCTCTGCTGAAAATGGAGTACACCGCAAAAAGCAATGTTCCTGTTGCCGCAAGCCCATACCCCAGCATGCTTCCTTCTTCTGTACTATTCATACCAAAGATGAAATACGCGCCAATGATTGTACAGACCATCGCAGCAATATCTGCTTTTGTTATTTTTTCTTTCAGAACGATCCACGCGAGAATACCATCAAACAACGGATACATCATGTAGATCAACATTGCTTTGTTTGCATGAATATAGAGAAAGGAACTAAATAATGACGCAATGCTTGCAAACAACAAAAATCCTAAAATACAAAACTCTTTGAGCTCGTCTCCTTTTGCATGCACTATTGCTTTGAGTTTATTCTTCTTGACAATCATCACAACAACTGGAAACAACGCTGCCGCGATCAAGAAACGAATGGTCAGTGTCCCAATAGGGGAAAGTTCACCCATCAGTAGCTTGACAAATATCGCTGGAAACGCAAAACAGAGAGCGGTGATTGCTGTTAAAAGTAATGAAAAATGCATTTCCTTGAGTTTGTTCATGAAGAATCCTCTTTATTGAAACTTATGCTTTCCCCGAACAATATCTATTATGTACGGAATGAGGAACGCGACGACAAACAGCACAATGATCAACGCATAATTGTACTCTGTTTGTACCTTTAAGACTTCTTTTATTTTTTCTAATAATGTAAAGAGAATAATGAGGTCTAATAACGCGAATGTTGGGACAACAATGCCCGCGATGAGATGATGCCTATCTCCAAGATGTTCTATTGAATGAATCATAAAATTGAAGATTAGACCAAACCCAATCGCGAACATTCCAACGATCGCGTATTGCGCGTTTCCCTCAAAGAATAATAAAAATGGGATTAGTACTACTGCACCGAGAATGTTGGTGAAGATTAATAAGAGCATCGCGGTCATTGCGACGAAACGCTCCATCTTTTGTTCGACGCCACTCTTCTTTTGCGCAATGCTTTGCATGATTGCTATTTCACTTTGCATGATTTGTGGACTTTTCTCTGCTCTCTGCGTACTATTTCCTGCTTTTTTCCTTATTTTCTTCTGCATAGCAGCATTATTGATCTAGGGGTTATTATACTTTGCGTCAAGAATACCATCCACTCTTTTCTTCACGCAGCGTTTATTCCTTCTGCTTTATCAAACGCCTGGACAAGTTTCACTTCCGTGGTATATATTGTCTCTAATCTTGTGATTATCGCATGTATTTTTGGCACTTCTTCTCTTGAATTCTGAACTGTAAATCGTGAAACCGCTCTATGCAATTCCACTAATCCCTTCACCTCTTCCTTCATCAGCTGGACTAGATTTATCGCTTCAGCATTTATTTTGTACAATAATTGTCCATTATGAAAATTTGTCTGCGAAAAGCGGATTAATCCTTCAAGGATATGCAAGTAATTTTTTCTTGCTTCCTCAAATTCAGGATCACCATGGCGAGTAACAGCAGCATGTGTCGTAAGATTCTGCATCATTTCTTTCAATTTTGGAAGCTGCGCTGCCAATCGTGGTGTCAATGCTTTTATTCCCTGTTCCAGTTGTACTCTTTCTGTCATTTTTCTCACTCCTTTCCCATGAGATCCGCAGTGCACGCGCCTAATATCGCAAGGATGCTTATCGCGGCGATTGTCTTGTATACCTCTTCAAAATTCGACTGCATGGTGATAATTCCAAACACAGCCAATACAATAAATGTGACAAAGATCGCGCTTGCGTAAATAACAAGAATGCGCAACGGAATTATCTTTAAAATGGTTTTGTCTTCCACTGAACGAAAGCCGGAAAAATAGAGAAAGGAAACGCCAATCAAAAAAGCGATGAAATAGAGCAACGACGCGCGAAGCATGGTAAAATTTTCCGCAACATCAAGCCCTTCAAGAAAAGAAAAATGCGCAACAATTCCAATAAACGCGCCGATCATCCCTTTTGTAAAATCACGATAGGTTATCTTCTTTAGCGGGCTTCTTTTTACTTCCTGTTTTATTTCTTTTTCGAGCTCTTCAAGCTGCTGCAATGTGCTTTCCTCTTCTTCGGCAACTTTTTCAATTCTTTCTTCTTCCTTCTTTTCCTCTATTTCAAGCGTTTCAATCTTTTTTTCTTTCTCTTCAATTCTTTTTTCTTCTTGCTGAAGAATATTTTGTTTTTCAAGGAGCAATTTCTGTTGTTCAAGAATGAGATCTATTTTCTTTTCTACACTTGATAACGCAGTGGTTCTCTTTTCAGTAGGTTTTTTTTGCTTCTTCTTTGGCATGGCGCTTTTATGGGAGAAGGGGTTATTATAGTTTTGCGTTTCCTATGAAATTATTTGTGTATTCTCAAATCCTCTGAAATCATTGTCTGCTGTTATTACCTGCGCATTTTCCTGCGTTGCTGTCGCGTAAATAATCGCATCTGCAAGTCCTACCTTTTTTTCATGTTTCAGAATTGCAGCTGCTTTCGCAATCTCATTTGTTACAGGAATACTAAAACTATATTGCAGGAGAATTTCATTCGCTCTTTCTGCGTCTGCTTTATTTCTCTTGCTCAGCACATGTCGATATATTTCTGCAATATTGATTGTACTTATCATTATCTTTTCTTCTCCTTCAATAAGTGCTTGCACTTTTTTTCCAAGAAGGGATCCAGAGAAATACTCTATCCACAAATTTGAATCAATCAAGACGGTCAAGTTCTTCCCTCTTGAATGTTCCTAATTTTGGAAACGCGCCAAAATACGATTTCTTTGGTTTTTTCGCTGCTAAAATCAGTTTCTTGATGACTTCATCAAAGCTTTCTGCTTCTTGCTCTGCTTTTACTTCTTGGAGCATATGAAACGTTTCTTCTTTTACTGCGACAGTTGTGGTCATGTTATAATTTATAAATTATAATTTATATTTAAATGTTTCGCTTGTTTTTCTTTCTTTGTCACTTTTTAGTGGTAAAATGAGGAAAAATATATAAAGGAGCGGTGTTAGGAAGTTACTGGGGAGAAATGAATGACTTATATGTTACGCAAAGATCTTAGCGGAAGAAATGGAAGAACTATCGCTCAAGCAGAATATGCTTTTATTCCGGGAGCAGAGCAGGAAGTGTTTCGTCTTATTTCTGGTCCACCTGGAGACTTTCGCGTTGTTGGTGGTTCGATCCGTAAATTTGTTACTGGTTCTGATAGAACTTTAGAGACTTTTTTACTTCGTGAGTATGCTCAACGAGGATTTTCTGTTCCTCATATTCGCTCTGAAGACGAAGAGGGTTTTGTTATGAATTATGTTCCTGGCACAACCTTTTTTGAAAAGATCTTTTTTGATTCTGCGTTGGATGTTCCTCATTATATTGCGCTTTTACGAGAGAAATATGCAGTTGCTTCTATTATGGATAGTGTCTTACCAGAGATATTACCTGAAGAACAGAAAGCTCGACTCCTCTTGAAAGAAGAAGAAAAAATCAAAGCGCTTGGAGCAACTCCTTTTGCTATAAACAATACTCCTTATACCGCAAAAGTTAAAGGAAGATATACTCATTTAGAAGGTATCGATGTGCCATCGACATTCTTTGATTTTCTTGCTACTTTTGAACAACGCTTTGCTCCTCTTTTACAATCTGAAAAACATTGGTTTATTGAAGCAAATGGTCGTAATTGGGTAGAAGATGTTCGTCTTGATCTTGGGGGCGTTTTTGAAGGACATCCCGATTCGTTTTTACTTGACACTCCGTATCTCTTTTCCAATACATATTGGCTTCGCAGAAAAGCAGAGGCAGACTTTTTCTTACCACGTTATAATGCAGTTGAAAAAGCAAAAAATGATATTGTTATGGAAAATGCAGTGAACGAAGGACGAGATCCTACTCGTGCTTTATTTGCGTATCAAATTTCTCGTGTGTATAGAAACCTTCTCGAACTTGCTTATTGTTATAATGATGCATGCAAAACAAAAGAAAATATTGCTGATGATCCTGTTCCTCAGGGTGCTCGTTTGTTGATGTATGCGTCTATGATTTTTGCGCATCAAGAAATGCAGAATTCTGGGGTTACAACAACTTTAAACACGCTCATTCAACAACAACCCGAAGCTGTTTCTGATTTGGTTCAAGAGTATCAGTCTTATAATTCAGCAGTTGATCATGTGGTTAGACAAATGATGGCAAAATTAGGGTTGATGGAGCCTGCAGTTCTTGCTCAGGTCTTTACTCATTTTGCGTTTATGCGCGATAATTATCGAACGTATGGTCCGGATAGTCCATTCTCTATTTTCTCCATGCATAATTCCTATGCTGATATTCGTTTGGTAGATTCTTAGATAAGGAGCGCCACTACATGCGATGAAAGCGCAAATAAATATTCTGAAATGGTGTGCATAGAAAGAGACATAGGAACACCTTTCAGTTCTTTTTTTCGCACATCAGAAAGCATTGTGTTTATGCGCATTGCTTCTTCGAGTTTGTTCGCAAAGAGTGCGGATTGCAGCGCAGCAAAAGCATCAGTTTTTTGCTTAAGAAGTTCATATTCATGGTTTGACCATACTTTTTTTGTTCTTCCAATATCCACATAACACCCTGCAATTTTCTCTGCAAGAAAAACAAGTGTATAATATTCATAGCATCTATCATTTTGGAACGTAGTTTTATTGATTATAAGTTGACAGTAATCTCTTAGTTTTAGGATAGATATTCTCAGATCTTCTGCTTCTTTTGTCGTTTTCTTTTCCTTGATGTTTTCTAAAACTTCTTCTTGAAGCACTGTAATTGACGTAAAAAACTTCTGTAATACTGTTGCAAGCGTTGCTGTGTCAATCTTTAGTATATTTTTGATAATTACTTCTCTTTTACTTTGCTTTACAATGACTAGGCCAAGTAAGGTATCGACAATGCGCTGCATTGATGCGTAAGAAAAGTCTTCAGTGCTTCTCAATGTTATTGTTGTATATCCTCTTCTATACGCAGAAGCAAGAATTGTTCTTATTCGTGAATCATTCTGATTCTTTATTTCAAACGTCGTTGCTCTCTCCTGTTTTTGATATTCTGCTGCAATAAGAAGATTTCCATGACGCTCTTCGATCGTCACTTCTTCCTCTCCTGAAAGATTGTGCGCTCTCACCCATTCGATAGGAAGCGTGACAGTAAACCCTCCCGCGCCTTGTTTGATGAGTTTTCGCTTCATCTCTCTTGGAGAGATGCTGTTTCTTTTATAGTTTTGCTTTTTATATTATTCATATTAATAATATAAGAAAAATATAAATACTTGATGGATAACTATTCTATAGTGACGAAAGTCATAGATTACAGAAACAACAAAAAAAGAGAAAACAAAGGTGAATGAAAAATGAGTGGATACAATGAAAGTAATAGTGGTTGGGCAATGTTTGGAAAAGCAACAGTGTGGGTAGTAGGATTAGGAGCTCTTGGGACAGGATTATATTTTGGCGGAAACTCGCTTTACCAAGAAGGAGTTAGTGATGGGAGAAATACGACATTACGAGAAACTTCCGCAGCATATGAGCAAAAACAAGCAGATCTCGTTGCAGCAGGTCTTGTTCTTCCTGAAAAAGGCTGTTTGCGTTATAAGAAAGAAGTGAACAGAGATGGCGATCCTATTAACGTAATTTCTTGCAGTGGTTCTTCTGCTACATTAGAACTTCGTCTTGTAAATGACACATTTGGGATTTTGACTTATACACAAGGAGCTGTTAAAAACACACTTACTCCTTTGTATGGTGACTTTTTATCCTTAAATAGGTATGTTACAAAAATAGAGCAAGTAAAATAGATAACAAATAATTTTTTCTTTTCTTCCATTTCCTTTATAAACTTTAAGCTGCTATCGTAAGAAAACAGTAAAATCTTACGATGCCATCGTAAAGTTTATAAATAATCATGCTTTTCTTATGATATATGGAAGAAGCATTCACATTAATGAATCCGTGGTGGAGTAATAATTCTCTCAATACAGGCATCAGAAGGGAAAAATATCTCGTTCCGCTCCTTTCTTCTCTTGACAAAAAAGAAATTGCCTTTTTGACAGGTTTACGAAGAGTGGGAAAAACAACGCTTCTTAAACAAATTATTCAGGAACTCCTCGCAAAAACTGAACCAAACACCATTCTTTATCTTACTCTGGACTTTATCACTTTTCATGGAATGACTATTCACGCGCTTATTGAAGCGTTTCGTAAAATGCATGGTCATACACGAGATAAAAAGATTTACTTATTTTTAGATGAGATCGTCCATGTTCCCTCTTTTGAACAAGAGCTTAAGAATTTTTATGATTTGGAGCATGTAAAAATTTATGCCTCCTCTTCTTCAGCGTCTCTACTTCGTTCAAAAAATAATTATCTTGTTGGAAGATCGCGCATTATTGAGATTCATCCTCTTGACTTTTCAGAGTATCTTCTCTTTAAAGGAATCATTGTAAAAAAAGAAGAAAGTTATCTTCTTGACAAACATTTTGAGCAATATGTACTTTATGGTGGACTTCCTGAATATGTTATTACAGGAGATCCTCAAACGATTAAGACAACAATAGAACAAATTATGTATAAAGACATTATTGCTGTTTATAACATTAAAGATAAGGAAACTGTAGAAAAACTCTTCTTGCTTCTCTGTGAGCGCGTGGGAAAGAGACTCAGTTATGCAAAGATTGCGCGTATCTTAGGATGTAGTGTTGATAGTGTTAGAAGATATATTGGTTATTTTGAGGAGACTTTTTTGTTTTATACTATTGAACGATATGCACGCTCTCTTAATGAACGCACTTTTTCTCCTAAAAAAGTATACATCGCTGACACTGGCATTCATACTGTCTTTGTCGGGGCAAAAGACAAGGGCGCTCTTTTTGAAAATCTTATTTTCATGGAAATAAAGGATAATTCTGTCCATTATTATTTTGAAAACGGAAAAGAAATTGATTTTATACTTGTGAAACCGAAAGAAAAGATTGCTATTGAAGTAAAATATAAAGAAAAAATAGAAAAAGAAGAGCTTTCTTTCTTTCATGAGTCTCCATTCTCAAAAAAAATACTCGTTCAAAATTACAAAGATTTGCAGAAGCTCTCTTCCTTCATCGCTTAATTATATTCCATCCCGCAAGAATATCATGCGTGAGAGAAGTATCTTTCTTTGGTCCAAGACCATCCTGAAATTCTTCGCCAATTACTTTTGCCGCGAGCTTTTTATAGGCAAGCGCGGCTTCACCGTCAGGATGCGTATACAGAACAGGACCTTTCAACTGATACGCAGCGCGAACACTGCTCTCTTCAGGAATAACACCAATCACAGGAACTTCAAGGAACGCTTCAATATTCTGGATGTCAATTTCATGCTCTTCACCACGAACTCTGTTGACAATAATTCCCACAACCTGTTTATTCAGTTCTCGCGCCATCTTGATTGTCTTTCTCGCGTCGCTCATCGCCGCTAAATCAGGCGTGGTGATTGGAAGAACAAAATCCACCGCGTCAATAATTGTCTGCGCTTCTGGGCTCACGCCTGGCGCTCCATCGACAATAACAAGCTCTGCTTTTCCATCGAGTTCATGGATTATTGTTTTGAACCCTGCAAGATTAATTGCTTTTGAACTTTCATACGCGATGTTTCCGGGAATAATGCGAAGTCCGCACGGGTGATAATACAAACAAGAACTTAATGGTACTTTTCCGTCGAGCGCGTCATGGATAGAAGATGGAAGTGTTGGAACGCCAAGATGAATAGACATATTTGGCGCAGTAAGATCCGCGTCAATCGCAATGACATTTCTGCCAAAAAATGACAGCGCGCTTGCAAGATTGATTGATGTGGTTGTTTTTCCCACACCCCCTTTTGCACTAATTACTGCAAAGTATTTTGTCATTACAGGTCACTTCTTTTACATCAACGCTTTGATATAATCAAAATATTCCTTCATATTCTTGTAAAACTCTGTTACTTTATCAATGTGCACATGATATTCTCCTTCATCAAGTTGCGCGATCAGCGTGACATGTCTTCTGTATTCGTTAATGCTGTTGTACTCCGCTTTGCTTAATGTCTTTATGAGAATATAAAATTCCAAGAAATTCATTAATGTCTTGTCGTCGGGATAGAGGCGCTTGAGCTCCTTGCATTTCATCATCGGATGCGGCGTCAAGCTTTTTACTTTTCCTGTGCTTTTCGCGTGCTCGCCGAGCGCGTTCATCATGCATTCGCATGTCGCGATCATTCTCTCGACAACATTCTTGAGCACGTCTGTTGTTCGTGTGTATTTTAGACTGACATAGATCAAGTGATCGACACGTTTCAATTCTTCGTATGCTTCTTCCAGTTGATCTCTCATGTTTTCACACACTCTCTGATACACACTTCTTTATATTTCCTTCTCTTCTCTTCGAGAACTGA
The sequence above is drawn from the Candidatus Woesearchaeota archaeon genome and encodes:
- a CDS encoding DMT family transporter; this translates as MNKLKEMHFSLLLTAITALCFAFPAIFVKLLMGELSPIGTLTIRFLIAAALFPVVVMIVKKNKLKAIVHAKGDELKEFCILGFLLFASIASLFSSFLYIHANKAMLIYMMYPLFDGILAWIVLKEKITKADIAAMVCTIIGAYFIFGMNSTEEGSMLGYGLAATGTLLFAVYSIFSREVGRCYEYYKRTAWLFIFCFFFFMIAFFITGNPKTILLLNPISWLWLLLFGVISTLIPYMCLSYATVYLKSSVISVMLILGNVIGIGLISWMFSEPMTVPMYIGAGFIIFGFVITTVAEWEEEERKYHHVCHH
- a CDS encoding DUF2391 family protein; translated protein: MPKKKQKKPTEKRTTALSSVEKKIDLILEQQKLLLEKQNILQQEEKRIEEKEKKIETLEIEEKKEEERIEKVAEEEESTLQQLEELEKEIKQEVKRSPLKKITYRDFTKGMIGAFIGIVAHFSFLEGLDVAENFTMLRASLLYFIAFLIGVSFLYFSGFRSVEDKTILKIIPLRILVIYASAIFVTFIVLAVFGIITMQSNFEEVYKTIAAISILAILGACTADLMGKE
- a CDS encoding type II toxin-antitoxin system VapC family toxin encodes the protein MIDSNLWIEYFSGSLLGKKVQALIEGEEKIMISTINIAEIYRHVLSKRNKADAERANEILLQYSFSIPVTNEIAKAAAILKHEKKVGLADAIIYATATQENAQVITADNDFRGFENTQIIS
- a CDS encoding ATP-binding protein; protein product: MEEAFTLMNPWWSNNSLNTGIRREKYLVPLLSSLDKKEIAFLTGLRRVGKTTLLKQIIQELLAKTEPNTILYLTLDFITFHGMTIHALIEAFRKMHGHTRDKKIYLFLDEIVHVPSFEQELKNFYDLEHVKIYASSSSASLLRSKNNYLVGRSRIIEIHPLDFSEYLLFKGIIVKKEESYLLDKHFEQYVLYGGLPEYVITGDPQTIKTTIEQIMYKDIIAVYNIKDKETVEKLFLLLCERVGKRLSYAKIARILGCSVDSVRRYIGYFEETFLFYTIERYARSLNERTFSPKKVYIADTGIHTVFVGAKDKGALFENLIFMEIKDNSVHYYFENGKEIDFILVKPKEKIAIEVKYKEKIEKEELSFFHESPFSKKILVQNYKDLQKLSSFIA
- a CDS encoding P-loop NTPase, with the translated sequence MTKYFAVISAKGGVGKTTTSINLASALSFFGRNVIAIDADLTAPNMSIHLGVPTLPSSIHDALDGKVPLSSCLYYHPCGLRIIPGNIAYESSKAINLAGFKTIIHELDGKAELVIVDGAPGVSPEAQTIIDAVDFVLPITTPDLAAMSDARKTIKMARELNKQVVGIIVNRVRGEEHEIDIQNIEAFLEVPVIGVIPEESSVRAAYQLKGPVLYTHPDGEAALAYKKLAAKVIGEEFQDGLGPKKDTSLTHDILAGWNIIKR